The Prunus persica cultivar Lovell chromosome G8, Prunus_persica_NCBIv2, whole genome shotgun sequence genome includes a region encoding these proteins:
- the LOC18767511 gene encoding tryptophan aminotransferase-related protein 4 yields the protein MAKPQSFYLVCLAFSLVFNLLLIFKLYVGREWELSWSRRAAEEAEYVAAISCSGHGKAYLDGLTLDGKEPVCECSSCYGGPHCSEFLTGCAADAGSGDPLFLEPFWMQHASKSALVVAGWHRMSYTSADQSYISAELERHIRKLHAIVGNAVTGGRYIVFGAGSTQLLNAAVHALSSHNSSSSSSPASVVASIPYYNYYQIQMEFFRSMDYVFRGDASLLQNISDATNVIEFVTSPNNPDGQLNKANVQGPNAKAIYDRVYYWPHFTAIPTPANDDIMIFAISKLTGHAGSRFGWAVVKDESVFQKMTMYTLIDSMGISRDAQLRALKILNVVLEGGGKDFFEFGYNTMRKRWEKLRNILSVSNRFSLQKFAPKHCTFFKKTREPSPAYAWVKCEREEDKDCYAVLQEEANVYGLRGSQFGAEDRFVRLALLRSQDDFDLLLQRLNQLVSEEKSSAKRFCPQFEDKLATCLLEANYIQHFSSSTRLNITKRP from the exons ATGGCTAAGCCACAAAGCTTCTACCTTGTGTGCCTCGcattttctttagttttcaatCTGTTGTTGATCTTCAAACTATATGTGGGTAGAGAGTGGGAACTGAGTTGGAGCAGAAGGGCAGCAGAAGAAGCTGAGTATGTTGCAGCCATCTCTTGCTCAGGGCATGGAAAAGCCTACTTGGATGGGTTAACTCTCGATGGCAAGGAGCCTGTTTGTGAATGCAGTTCTTGCTATGGAGGCCCTCACTGCTCTGAGTTTTTGACTGGTTGTGCAGCAGATGCTggcag TGGAGACCCACTTTTCTTGGAGCCATTTTGGATGCAACATGCATCAAAAAGTGCACTTGTAGTAGCAGGTTGGCATCGAATGAGCTATACCTCTGCTGATCAATCTTACATCTCAGCAGAGCTTGAAAGGCACATTCGCAAACTTCATGCCATCGTTGGAAATGCCGTGACTGGAGGAAGATACATTGTTTTTGGTGCTGGCTCAACCCAACTTCTCAATGCTGCAGTTCATGCACTGTCTTCCCATAATTcaagctcctcctcctcgccTGCAAGTGTTGTAGCTTCAATTCCTTATTACAAT TATTACCAAATACAAATGGAGTTTTTTCGTTCGATGGACTATGTATTTCGAGGAGATGCATCCTTGTTGCAGAACATCTCAGATGCTACTAATGTTATTGAGTTTGTTACCTCACCAAACAATCCTGATGGCCAGCTGAATAAGGCAAATGTTCAAGGTCCAAATGCCAAAGCAATCTATGATCGTGTCTATTACTGGCCACATTTTACAGCAATTCCTACTCCAGCAAATGATGATatcatgatatttgcaatttctAAGCTCACTGGCCATGCTGGTAGCAGATTCGG GTGGGCTGTGGTAAAGGATGAGTCTGTGTTCCAAAAGATGACCATGTATACGCTCATAGATAGCATGGGTATTTCTCGAGATGCTCAGCTGAGAGCTTTGAAGATTTTGAATGTAGTCCTTGAAGGGGGAGGAAAGGATTTTTTTGAATTCGGATATAACACTATGAGGAAGCGTTGGGAAAAATTGAGGAACATCCTCTCTGTATCAAATCGCTTTAGTCTGCAAAAATTTGCACCCAAACACTGCACCTTTTTCAAGAAAACTAGAGAACCTTCACCAG CTTATGCATGGGTGAAGTGCGAAAGGGAAGAGGATAAAGATTGCTATGCAGTCCTCCAAGAAGAAGCCAACGTTTACGGGCTTAGAGGTTCTCAGTTTGGCGCTGAAGATCGATTTGTGCGTCTCGCTCTCTTAAGGAGCCAAgatgattttgatttattgCTTCAACGACTCAACCAATTAGTCTCGGAAGAAAAGTCATCGGCAAAGCGATTTTGTCCACAATTTGAAGACAAATTAGCCACATGTTTATTAGAAGCCAATTATATTCAACACTTCTCTTCAAGTACTAGGCTTAATATCACCAAACGTCCCTAA